A single Staphylococcus muscae DNA region contains:
- the rsmA gene encoding 16S rRNA (adenine(1518)-N(6)/adenine(1519)-N(6))-dimethyltransferase RsmA: protein MFEKDIATPSRTKALLNQYGFSFKKSLGQNFLIDVNIIHKIIDASGIDENTGVIEVGPGMGSLTQQLAKHAKRVLAFEIDQRLIPVLDETLSPYDNVTVINQDILKADVANEIETHLQGCDKIMVVANLPYYITTPILLTLLEQNLPIDGYVVMMQKEVGERLNAQVGTKAYGSLSIVTQYYTETSTVMTVPKTVFMPPPNVDSIVVKLMKRPHPLVEVDDTASFFKMTKGAFAQRRKTILNNYQNLFVDGKVHKQEIHVWLEQAGIDPKRRGEALSIQEYARLYDELKNLSHLKF, encoded by the coding sequence ATGTTCGAAAAAGATATTGCGACGCCATCGAGAACGAAAGCGTTGTTGAATCAGTATGGATTTAGTTTTAAGAAAAGTTTAGGACAAAACTTTCTTATAGATGTCAATATTATACACAAAATTATTGATGCATCTGGTATTGATGAGAATACAGGTGTCATCGAAGTCGGACCAGGTATGGGGTCTTTAACGCAACAATTGGCGAAGCATGCCAAACGTGTGCTTGCTTTTGAGATTGATCAGCGATTGATTCCAGTACTTGATGAGACACTATCGCCTTATGATAATGTCACAGTGATCAATCAAGATATTTTAAAAGCAGATGTTGCCAATGAGATTGAAACACATTTACAAGGCTGTGACAAAATTATGGTTGTGGCTAACTTGCCATACTACATCACAACCCCCATTTTATTGACATTATTGGAGCAAAACTTACCAATTGATGGATATGTTGTGATGATGCAAAAAGAAGTCGGAGAACGCTTGAATGCGCAAGTCGGGACAAAAGCATATGGCTCCCTATCCATCGTGACACAGTATTATACAGAGACATCAACGGTGATGACAGTGCCGAAGACAGTCTTTATGCCACCCCCTAATGTAGACTCTATTGTCGTTAAATTGATGAAACGCCCACACCCGCTCGTTGAAGTTGATGATACGGCTAGTTTCTTCAAAATGACGAAAGGTGCATTTGCACAAAGACGTAAAACCATTTTGAATAATTATCAAAACTTGTTTGTAGATGGCAAAGTACATAAACAAGAAATTCATGTATGGCTGGAACAAGCGGGGATTGATCCTAAAAGACGTGGGGAAGCGCTGTCAATACAAGAATATGCACGATTGTATGACGAGTTGAAAA
- the rnmV gene encoding ribonuclease M5, giving the protein MKINEFIVVEGRDDTARVKSAVTCETIETNGSAIDEHVLDVIRQAHETKGVIVLTDPDFPGDKIRTTIRNAVPGVKHAFIDREDAKSKRGKIGVEHASLEDIRDALMHVATPLSEGEETIDKAVLIDLGLIIGPDARRRRDILGRKLHIGHSNGKQLLKKLNAFGYTEEDVRRALEIEE; this is encoded by the coding sequence ATGAAAATTAATGAATTCATCGTTGTGGAAGGGCGGGATGACACGGCACGTGTTAAAAGTGCTGTTACTTGTGAGACAATTGAGACGAACGGAAGTGCAATTGATGAACACGTGCTAGATGTTATCCGACAAGCGCACGAGACGAAGGGTGTTATTGTGTTAACAGATCCTGATTTCCCGGGTGATAAAATACGCACAACGATTCGCAATGCAGTCCCCGGTGTGAAACATGCGTTTATTGATCGTGAAGATGCTAAAAGTAAGCGTGGTAAAATTGGTGTAGAGCATGCCTCTCTGGAAGATATTCGAGATGCGTTAATGCATGTTGCAACGCCGTTATCTGAAGGTGAAGAAACAATCGACAAAGCTGTCTTGATTGATTTAGGTTTGATTATCGGACCTGATGCAAGACGCCGACGAGACATATTAGGTAGAAAGCTTCATATTGGCCATTCAAATGGCAAACAATTGTTGAAGAAGTTGAATGCGTTTGGTTATACAGAAGAAGATGTGCGACGCGCATTGGAAATAGAGGAGTAA
- a CDS encoding TatD family hydrolase encodes MLIDTHVHLNADQYDEDLQEVINRALEAGVDRMFVVGFDTKTIERAMQLIENYDFIYAIIGWHPVDAIDFTEERLSWIEKLSEHPKVIGIGEMGLDYHWDKSPKDVQKEVFRKQIALAKRVKLPIVIHNREATQDCIDILIEEHAEEVGGIMHSFSGSPEIADVVINQLNFHISLGGPVTFKNAKQPKEVAKHVPLDRLLVETDAPYLTPHPYRGKRNEPARVTLVAEQIAELRGITYEEVAKQTTENAERLFNL; translated from the coding sequence ATGTTAATTGATACACATGTCCATTTAAATGCAGATCAATATGATGAAGATTTACAGGAAGTAATCAATCGTGCATTAGAAGCGGGTGTTGATCGCATGTTTGTTGTAGGATTTGATACGAAAACGATTGAGCGTGCGATGCAATTGATTGAAAACTATGATTTTATATATGCCATTATCGGTTGGCACCCAGTTGATGCCATTGATTTTACTGAGGAACGCTTATCTTGGATTGAAAAGCTTTCAGAACATCCAAAAGTAATTGGTATCGGTGAAATGGGATTAGACTATCATTGGGATAAATCACCAAAAGATGTACAAAAAGAAGTTTTTCGTAAACAGATTGCATTGGCAAAACGTGTAAAACTCCCAATTGTGATTCATAATCGTGAAGCAACACAAGATTGCATTGATATTTTAATTGAAGAGCATGCAGAAGAAGTGGGCGGTATTATGCATAGCTTTAGTGGTTCGCCAGAAATTGCAGATGTTGTGATTAATCAACTCAACTTCCATATTTCATTAGGTGGCCCTGTTACATTTAAAAATGCCAAACAACCAAAAGAAGTGGCGAAACATGTACCGTTGGATCGTTTATTAGTGGAAACAGATGCGCCTTATTTAACACCACATCCATATCGCGGAAAGCGTAACGAACCTGCACGTGTCACACTTGTGGCAGAACAAATTGCAGAATTACGTGGTATCACATATGAAGAAGTTGCAAAACAAACGACTGAAAATGCTGAACGTCTTTTCAACTTATGA